A single genomic interval of Tsukamurella paurometabola harbors:
- the lpqB gene encoding MtrAB system accessory lipoprotein LpqB has protein sequence MPRTIRTPAAKALVVLLAALVALTGCANIPEYTSPRVIGDLGGETASPDKGLEPRRDTQPEVIVRDFLKANAVADGNYAASRKFLTPNANWQVPQQAVVVKDIDVLPGERTTNFMKATIRAQATGFLGADGTFEPAAQSITQNVQLVQVDGQWRVQGLSSVGDTPMLVIDSEQFRLVYRRYLLYFPDPTGRTLVPDARWLAGPRSKLASDLLMLLIRGPRTSLKEAVFNPFGANAGIRGAVTDAQGDQRDPGVGFAGVRVDLTGLPRVEPDVARLVAGQIVWSLAGADVQGPYVITVDGSPLDDKHQSGWNPNDVASISPNASSDLAVGLHGVLDGRFVKITGGQGAGAQGTGQVTPVAGPLGSSTSIRSVGLSASGRQVAAVLDAGGRGGPGTALALAPYGGVPVQVLTAGSMTRPSWTPDDAGVWTVLDGTRVVRVRQDQTTGEVSTADVDASEVAAAAPGPITELRLSRDGVRVALVVGGRVLVGVVQTAPNGQAKLAHLMSVATDREPVASSVDWQTGDTIFIGRNTSDSPVLSVRYDSGETAVLPSRNLSPPVYNVAVSTSAVYATDSSGVWEIGIGPDSDEQYWSQVDRLAGGRANPVLPG, from the coding sequence ATGCCTAGGACGATCCGGACGCCCGCCGCGAAGGCACTGGTGGTCCTGCTCGCCGCGCTGGTCGCGCTCACCGGCTGCGCCAACATCCCCGAGTACACCAGCCCGCGCGTGATCGGCGACCTGGGCGGGGAGACCGCGTCGCCCGACAAGGGGCTGGAGCCGCGCCGCGACACGCAGCCGGAGGTCATCGTGCGCGACTTCCTCAAGGCGAACGCGGTCGCCGACGGCAACTACGCGGCGTCCCGCAAGTTCCTCACGCCCAACGCGAACTGGCAGGTGCCGCAGCAGGCCGTCGTGGTCAAGGACATCGACGTCCTGCCCGGCGAGCGCACCACGAACTTCATGAAGGCGACGATCCGCGCGCAGGCGACGGGCTTCCTCGGCGCCGACGGCACGTTCGAGCCGGCCGCGCAGTCGATCACCCAGAACGTCCAGCTCGTGCAGGTGGACGGACAGTGGCGCGTGCAGGGGCTCAGCTCGGTCGGCGACACCCCGATGCTCGTGATCGACTCCGAGCAGTTCCGCCTGGTGTACCGCCGGTACCTGCTGTACTTCCCGGACCCGACGGGCCGCACGCTGGTGCCGGACGCCCGGTGGCTGGCGGGGCCGCGCTCCAAGCTCGCCTCCGACCTGCTGATGCTGCTCATCCGCGGCCCGCGCACGAGCCTCAAGGAGGCGGTCTTCAATCCCTTCGGCGCCAACGCGGGGATCCGCGGCGCCGTGACGGACGCCCAGGGCGACCAGCGCGATCCGGGCGTCGGCTTCGCGGGCGTGCGGGTGGACCTGACGGGCCTGCCCCGCGTCGAGCCCGACGTGGCGCGGCTCGTCGCCGGCCAGATCGTGTGGAGCCTGGCCGGCGCCGACGTGCAGGGGCCGTACGTGATCACCGTCGACGGCTCGCCGCTCGACGACAAGCACCAGTCGGGCTGGAACCCCAACGACGTGGCCTCGATCAGCCCCAACGCGTCGTCGGACCTGGCCGTCGGCCTGCACGGCGTGCTCGACGGGAGGTTCGTCAAGATCACCGGCGGGCAGGGCGCCGGCGCGCAGGGGACCGGGCAGGTCACCCCCGTTGCGGGCCCGCTCGGCTCGTCGACGTCGATCCGGTCCGTGGGGCTCTCCGCGTCGGGCCGGCAGGTGGCCGCGGTGCTCGACGCGGGTGGTAGGGGCGGACCCGGCACCGCGCTGGCCCTCGCCCCGTACGGCGGCGTGCCCGTGCAGGTGCTCACGGCCGGGTCGATGACCCGACCGTCGTGGACGCCCGACGACGCCGGGGTGTGGACGGTGCTCGACGGGACGCGGGTGGTCCGGGTCCGGCAGGACCAGACGACGGGCGAGGTGTCGACCGCGGACGTGGACGCGAGCGAGGTGGCGGCGGCCGCCCCCGGCCCGATCACCGAGCTCCGGCTCTCGCGCGACGGCGTGCGGGTGGCGCTCGTCGTGGGCGGGCGGGTGCTCGTGGGGGTAGTGCAGACGGCACCGAACGGGCAGGCCAAGCTCGCGCACCTGATGTCGGTGGCGACCGACCGGGAGCCGGTCGCCTCGTCGGTCGACTGGCAGACCGGCGACACGATCTTCATCGGCCGCAACACCTCCGACTCGCCGGTCCTGTCCGTGCGGTACGACTCCGGGGAGACCGCCGTCCTGCCGAGCCGCAACCTCTCGCCGCCGGTCTACAACGTCGCGGTCTCGACGTCCGCGGTCTACGCCACGGATTCGTCGGGCGTGTGGGAGATCGGCATCGGTCCGGACAGCGACGAGCAATACTGGAGCCAGGTGGATCGCCTGGCGGGGGGCCGGGCGAACCCGGTGCTGCCGGGGTAG
- the mtrB gene encoding MtrAB system histidine kinase MtrB, giving the protein MVLRDGARYAGMGLSYAGRVWRRSLQLRVVTQTLVLSLTVLLLLGFVLTSQIANQLIEAKLTAGKEETARVKQSVELALSRAETRTEGVESVLRNVRGSLVSQGLDVGPSAARSGNYDPVLIVPHGAGRPPIVIGSESEVPQSLQTFVRSGQTASQHATVTDSTGRYGKVLVIGTPVQSTIAGLELYLVFPLTQEENTLNLMQGTLYTGGAVLLILLAAVSLLVARQVVLPVRSAARIAVRFAEGRLKERMPVRGEDDIARLAMSFNDMAESLSKQIGQLEEFGNLQRQFTSDVSHELRTPLTTVRMAADMIADSADELDPGLRRTTELMQKELDRFETLLGELLEISRHDAGVAELHAEQIDIEVPIASAMATVRHLAEQSDTELILDMPDDPVIVEADTRRVERVLRNLLANAIDHSEGKPVILTMRADDEAVAITVRDYGVGLRPGEEKLVFNRFWRSDPSRVRRSGGTGLGLAISIEDARLHSGRLEAWGEPGSGSCFRLTLPRTRGGRVTVSPLPLKSMTRRGAEGGTDDA; this is encoded by the coding sequence GTGGTGCTGCGCGACGGTGCGCGGTACGCCGGCATGGGCCTGTCGTACGCGGGCCGCGTGTGGCGCCGCTCCCTGCAGCTGCGGGTGGTCACGCAGACCCTCGTGCTCAGCCTGACGGTGCTGCTCCTGTTGGGCTTCGTGCTCACCTCGCAGATCGCGAACCAGCTGATCGAGGCCAAGTTGACCGCGGGCAAGGAGGAGACCGCCCGGGTGAAGCAGAGCGTGGAGCTCGCGCTGAGCCGCGCGGAGACCCGCACCGAGGGCGTCGAGTCCGTGCTGCGCAACGTCCGCGGCAGCCTGGTGAGCCAGGGGCTGGACGTGGGGCCCTCGGCGGCGCGGTCGGGCAACTACGACCCGGTGCTGATCGTGCCGCACGGCGCGGGCCGCCCGCCCATCGTGATCGGCAGCGAGAGCGAGGTCCCGCAGTCCCTGCAGACCTTCGTCCGCAGCGGCCAGACCGCCTCCCAGCACGCCACGGTCACCGACAGCACCGGCCGGTACGGCAAGGTGCTGGTGATCGGGACGCCCGTGCAGTCCACGATCGCGGGCCTGGAGCTGTACCTGGTGTTCCCCCTCACTCAGGAGGAGAACACCCTCAACCTGATGCAGGGCACGCTGTACACCGGCGGCGCGGTGCTGCTCATCCTGCTGGCGGCGGTGAGCCTGCTCGTCGCGCGCCAGGTGGTGCTGCCCGTCCGCTCGGCGGCACGGATCGCGGTGCGCTTCGCGGAGGGCCGACTCAAGGAGCGGATGCCGGTGCGCGGCGAGGACGACATCGCGCGCCTCGCGATGAGTTTCAACGACATGGCGGAGTCGCTGTCCAAGCAGATCGGCCAGCTGGAGGAGTTCGGCAATCTCCAGCGCCAGTTCACCTCCGACGTCTCGCACGAGCTGCGCACGCCGCTCACCACGGTGCGAATGGCGGCCGACATGATCGCCGACTCGGCCGACGAACTCGATCCCGGGCTGCGCCGCACCACCGAGCTGATGCAGAAGGAGCTCGACCGCTTCGAGACCCTGCTCGGCGAGCTGCTGGAGATCTCCCGGCACGACGCCGGCGTGGCCGAGCTGCACGCCGAGCAGATCGATATCGAGGTGCCGATCGCCTCCGCGATGGCCACCGTCCGGCACCTCGCGGAGCAGTCCGACACCGAGCTCATCCTCGACATGCCCGACGACCCGGTGATCGTCGAGGCGGACACCCGGCGCGTCGAGCGGGTGCTGCGCAACCTGCTCGCCAACGCCATCGACCACAGCGAGGGCAAGCCCGTGATCCTGACCATGCGCGCCGACGACGAGGCCGTGGCGATCACCGTCCGGGACTACGGGGTCGGCCTGCGCCCGGGCGAGGAGAAGCTGGTGTTCAACCGGTTCTGGCGGTCGGACCCGTCGCGGGTCCGGCGCTCCGGCGGCACGGGCCTGGGCCTCGCGATCAGTATCGAGGACGCCCGCCTGCACAGCGGCCGGCTCGAGGCCTGGGGCGAACCCGGCAGCGGCTCCTGCTTCCGGCTCACCCTGCCCCGCACCCGCGGGGGCAGGGTCACCGTCAGCCCCCTGCCCCTGAAGTCGATGACGCGGCGCGGCGCGGAGGGAGGTACCGACGATGCCTAG
- a CDS encoding ComF family protein, whose translation MRVVRSLVGAVAGGVDDLVELAVPRTCGGCGFPRVRWCARCEAALHDIPALIRTTVDPGVPVWTLGRYDGARRRAVLQLKERGRGDLAVPLGRAVAHALLRLDRWGELGDALVLVPAPTTAWAARRRGGDVVTAVCRAAARTAEPVCAPAVAPVLRTVGAAESVGLSASARAANVRGTVRVRALPPAGTVVLVDDVVTTGATLAESVAALARRGVTVRAALTLAAA comes from the coding sequence GTGCGCGTCGTGCGGAGCCTCGTCGGGGCCGTGGCCGGCGGGGTCGACGATCTCGTCGAACTCGCGGTGCCCCGCACCTGCGGCGGCTGCGGCTTCCCTCGGGTGCGCTGGTGCGCCCGCTGCGAGGCCGCCCTGCACGACATCCCCGCGCTGATCCGCACGACCGTCGATCCCGGGGTGCCCGTCTGGACGCTGGGCCGGTACGACGGTGCGCGTCGCCGCGCGGTCCTGCAGCTCAAGGAGCGCGGTCGGGGCGATCTCGCCGTGCCCCTCGGCCGGGCGGTCGCGCATGCACTGCTCCGCCTGGACCGCTGGGGCGAGCTGGGCGACGCCCTCGTCCTGGTGCCCGCGCCCACCACCGCGTGGGCCGCGCGCCGCCGCGGCGGCGATGTGGTGACGGCGGTGTGTCGTGCCGCGGCCCGGACCGCCGAGCCCGTGTGCGCGCCGGCCGTCGCGCCGGTGCTCCGCACGGTGGGCGCCGCGGAATCGGTGGGGCTGAGCGCCTCGGCCCGCGCCGCCAACGTGCGGGGGACCGTCCGCGTGCGCGCGCTGCCGCCCGCCGGCACCGTCGTGCTGGTGGACGACGTGGTGACCACCGGCGCCACTCTCGCGGAGTCCGTCGCCGCCCTGGCCCGACGGGGCGTGACGGTTCGCGCCGCGCTCACCCTGGCCGCGGCATGA
- the hpf gene encoding ribosome hibernation-promoting factor, HPF/YfiA family — protein sequence MTLLSPRDTNRAHATPNVEVDPFREPGHVADERDKEYLTPNAPVAIDGRNVEVPEHFRVYLGDKLARLEKFRSTITLFEVSLFHEPNPRQSKQCQRLELTVRGKGGVARAEAAAENFYAAFETALSRLQSRLRKASDRKKVHYGNRRPVSVAEATAPSALPDAPPATETDDDPYAALVEDHLPGQIVRIKDHPGTPMTVDDALSQMELVGHDFFLFFDKETEKPSVVYRRKAFDYGLLRLT from the coding sequence ATGACCCTTCTGTCCCCGCGCGACACGAATCGTGCCCATGCCACCCCCAACGTCGAGGTCGACCCCTTCCGCGAACCCGGCCACGTGGCCGACGAGCGCGACAAGGAGTACCTCACCCCCAACGCCCCCGTGGCCATCGACGGCCGCAACGTGGAGGTGCCCGAGCACTTCCGCGTCTACCTGGGCGACAAGCTGGCGCGCCTCGAGAAGTTCCGCTCCACCATCACCCTGTTCGAGGTCAGCCTCTTCCACGAACCCAATCCGCGGCAGTCCAAGCAGTGCCAGCGCCTGGAGCTGACGGTCCGCGGCAAGGGCGGCGTCGCCCGCGCCGAGGCGGCGGCGGAGAACTTCTACGCCGCCTTCGAGACGGCGCTCTCCCGCCTGCAGAGTCGTCTGCGCAAGGCGTCGGACCGGAAGAAGGTGCACTACGGCAACCGCCGGCCGGTGTCGGTGGCGGAGGCGACGGCACCGTCGGCCCTGCCCGACGCGCCGCCCGCGACGGAGACGGACGACGACCCGTATGCCGCGCTCGTCGAGGACCACCTGCCCGGCCAGATCGTCCGTATCAAGGACCATCCGGGCACGCCGATGACGGTCGACGACGCACTGTCGCAGATGGAACTGGTCGGCCACGACTTCTTCCTGTTCTTCGACAAGGAGACGGAGAAGCCGTCCGTGGTCTATCGCCGGAAGGCTTTCGACTACGGCCTCCTCCGCCTGACCTGA
- the mtrA gene encoding MtrAB system response regulator MtrA yields MDSMKPRILVIDDDPALAEMLTIVLRNEGFDSTVVGDGTQALSAAREFRPDLVLLDLMLPGMNGIDVCRVLRADSSVPIVMLTAKADTVDVVLGLESGADDYVIKPFKPKELVARVRARLRRTDEEPSELLSIGNVIIDVPAHKVTRDGEVIQLTPTEFDLLVTMARKPRQVFTRDVLLEQVWGYRHPADTRLVNVHIQRLRAKIEKDPENPEIVLTLRGVGYKAGPA; encoded by the coding sequence ATGGACAGCATGAAACCCCGGATCCTGGTGATCGACGACGATCCCGCGCTGGCGGAGATGCTCACCATCGTCCTGCGCAACGAGGGCTTCGACTCGACGGTCGTGGGCGACGGCACGCAGGCGCTGAGCGCGGCCCGCGAGTTCCGCCCCGACCTGGTGCTGCTCGACCTCATGCTCCCCGGTATGAACGGCATCGACGTGTGCCGCGTGCTGCGCGCCGATTCGTCGGTGCCGATCGTGATGCTCACGGCGAAGGCGGACACCGTCGACGTGGTGCTCGGCCTGGAGTCGGGCGCCGACGACTACGTCATCAAGCCCTTCAAGCCGAAGGAGCTCGTCGCGCGGGTGCGGGCCCGGCTGCGCCGCACGGACGAGGAGCCGAGCGAGCTGCTGTCGATCGGCAACGTCATCATCGACGTGCCGGCGCACAAGGTGACCCGCGACGGCGAGGTCATCCAGCTGACCCCCACCGAGTTCGACCTGCTGGTGACGATGGCCCGGAAGCCGCGGCAGGTGTTCACCCGCGACGTGCTGCTCGAGCAGGTGTGGGGATACCGGCACCCGGCGGACACGCGGCTGGTGAACGTCCACATCCAGCGGCTGCGCGCCAAGATCGAGAAGGATCCGGAGAACCCGGAGATCGTGCTCACCCTGCGCGGCGTCGGCTACAAGGCGGGGCCGGCGTGA
- the secA gene encoding preprotein translocase subunit SecA — MVKRLDGLASYVESLNDEYEALSDEKLQAKTEIFKKRLEKGESLDEILPEAFATAREAAWRVLGQKPYHVQIMGAGALHQGDIAEMKTGEGKTLTSVMAAYANALTGKGVHLVTTNDYLAKRDADWMGRVHRFLGLEVDCILAGQDPDRRRQAYNADITYGTNNEFGFDYLRDNMAHSEDELVQRGHNYAIVDEVDSILIDEARTPLIISGPADASSKWYTEFARIVPLMEKDVHYEVDMRKKTIGVNEAGVELVEDQLGIENLYDAQNSLLVSYLNNAIKAKELYERDKDYIVRSGEVLIVDEFTGRVLAGRRFNEGMHQALEAKENVEIQAENQTLATITLQNYFRLYDKLSGMTGTAETEAAELHQIYKLGVIPIPTNKPMIRKDQTDLIYKTEEAKFAAIVEDIAERHEAGQPVLIGTTSVERSEYLSRQLERKKIPHTVLNAKFHEQEAAIIAKAGTPGAVTVATNMAGRGTDVVLGGNPDILADLALRERGLDPVTTPEEYEAAWDETIEQVKADSKKAGDEVREAGGLYVLGTERHESRRIDNQLRGRSGRQGDPGESRFYLSLGDELMRRFNGAQIEAWMNRVNLPDDVPIDNKFVSRAIRSAQTQVEQQNFEIRKNVLKYDDVQNEQRKVIYDERRKILRGEDLFDQVNHMTDDVVSAYVDAATATGYVEDWDLEELWTALKTLYPIQLDWKQVVGEDENGDRDEITREELKEILLKDIHQAYDEHQENIEKAAGEGTMRQVERSVLLSVLDQKWREHLYEMDYLKEGIGLRQIAQRDPVVEYQREGYDMFNGMLEGLKEESVSTLFKVQVQEPEEGAAAPEGAAAPAQAQVNSPVAEPDPEKITLSGPSESGDLTEISQNADEPQGTRSERRAAKREADRAAQKAASARGKHRR; from the coding sequence ATGGTCAAGCGGCTCGACGGCCTGGCCTCCTACGTGGAGAGCCTGAACGACGAGTACGAGGCGCTCTCGGACGAGAAGCTGCAGGCCAAGACCGAGATCTTCAAGAAGCGGCTGGAGAAGGGCGAGTCGCTCGACGAGATCCTCCCGGAGGCCTTCGCCACCGCCCGCGAGGCCGCGTGGCGCGTGTTGGGGCAGAAGCCGTACCACGTGCAGATCATGGGTGCGGGCGCCCTGCACCAGGGTGACATCGCCGAGATGAAGACCGGTGAGGGCAAGACCCTGACCTCGGTCATGGCGGCGTACGCCAACGCGCTCACCGGCAAGGGCGTGCACCTGGTCACGACCAACGACTACCTCGCCAAGCGCGACGCGGACTGGATGGGCCGCGTGCACCGCTTCCTCGGCCTCGAGGTGGACTGCATCCTGGCCGGCCAGGACCCGGACCGTCGCCGGCAGGCGTACAACGCCGACATCACCTACGGCACGAACAACGAGTTCGGCTTCGACTACCTGCGCGACAACATGGCGCACAGCGAGGACGAGCTCGTGCAGCGCGGCCACAACTACGCGATCGTCGACGAGGTCGACTCGATCCTCATCGACGAGGCCCGCACGCCGCTCATCATCTCCGGCCCCGCCGACGCCTCGTCGAAGTGGTACACGGAGTTCGCGCGCATCGTCCCGCTCATGGAGAAGGACGTCCACTACGAGGTGGACATGCGTAAGAAGACGATCGGCGTGAACGAGGCCGGCGTCGAGCTGGTCGAGGACCAGCTGGGCATCGAGAACCTCTACGACGCGCAGAACTCGCTGCTGGTCAGCTACCTGAACAACGCGATCAAGGCCAAGGAGCTCTACGAGCGCGACAAGGACTACATCGTCCGCTCGGGCGAGGTCCTCATCGTCGACGAGTTCACCGGCCGCGTGCTCGCGGGCCGCCGCTTCAACGAGGGCATGCACCAGGCCCTCGAGGCGAAGGAGAACGTCGAGATCCAGGCCGAGAACCAGACCCTCGCCACGATCACGCTGCAGAACTACTTCCGCCTCTACGACAAGCTCTCCGGCATGACCGGTACGGCCGAGACCGAGGCCGCCGAGCTGCACCAGATCTACAAGCTGGGCGTCATCCCGATCCCGACGAACAAGCCGATGATCCGCAAGGACCAGACGGACCTCATCTACAAGACGGAGGAGGCGAAGTTCGCCGCCATCGTCGAGGACATCGCGGAGCGCCACGAGGCCGGCCAGCCCGTGCTCATCGGTACCACCTCGGTCGAGCGGTCCGAGTACCTCTCGCGCCAGCTCGAGCGCAAGAAGATCCCGCACACGGTGCTCAACGCCAAGTTCCACGAGCAGGAGGCGGCGATCATCGCCAAGGCCGGCACGCCCGGCGCGGTCACCGTCGCCACCAACATGGCCGGCCGCGGCACCGACGTCGTGCTCGGCGGCAACCCCGACATCCTCGCGGACCTCGCGCTCCGCGAGCGCGGCCTCGACCCGGTGACCACGCCGGAGGAGTACGAGGCGGCCTGGGACGAGACCATCGAGCAGGTCAAGGCCGATTCGAAGAAGGCCGGCGACGAGGTGCGCGAGGCCGGCGGCCTGTACGTCCTCGGTACCGAGCGGCACGAGTCGCGGCGCATCGACAACCAGCTCCGCGGCCGCTCGGGCCGCCAGGGCGACCCGGGCGAGTCCCGCTTCTACCTCTCGCTCGGCGACGAGCTGATGCGGCGCTTCAACGGCGCGCAGATCGAGGCGTGGATGAACCGCGTCAACCTGCCCGACGACGTGCCGATCGACAACAAGTTCGTCTCCCGCGCCATCCGCAGCGCGCAGACCCAGGTCGAGCAGCAGAACTTCGAGATCCGCAAGAACGTCCTCAAGTACGACGACGTGCAGAACGAGCAGCGCAAGGTCATCTACGACGAGCGCCGCAAGATCCTCCGTGGCGAGGACCTCTTCGACCAGGTCAACCACATGACCGACGACGTCGTCTCCGCGTACGTGGACGCCGCCACCGCCACCGGCTACGTCGAGGACTGGGATCTCGAGGAGCTGTGGACCGCCCTCAAGACGCTGTACCCGATCCAGCTGGACTGGAAGCAGGTCGTCGGCGAGGACGAGAACGGCGACCGTGACGAGATCACGCGCGAGGAGCTCAAGGAGATCCTGCTCAAGGACATCCACCAGGCGTACGACGAGCACCAGGAGAACATCGAGAAGGCCGCCGGCGAGGGCACCATGCGCCAGGTGGAACGGTCGGTGCTGCTGTCGGTCCTGGACCAGAAGTGGCGCGAGCACCTCTACGAGATGGACTACCTCAAGGAGGGCATCGGCCTGCGCCAGATCGCGCAGCGCGATCCGGTGGTCGAGTACCAGCGCGAGGGCTACGACATGTTCAACGGCATGCTCGAGGGCCTCAAGGAGGAGTCGGTCTCGACCCTGTTCAAGGTGCAGGTGCAGGAGCCCGAGGAGGGCGCCGCGGCCCCCGAGGGCGCTGCCGCGCCCGCGCAGGCCCAGGTCAACAGCCCCGTCGCCGAACCGGATCCGGAGAAGATCACGCTCTCCGGGCCGTCGGAGTCGGGCGACCTCACCGAGATCTCGCAGAACGCCGACGAGCCCCAGGGCACCCGGTCCGAGCGTCGCGCCGCGAAGCGCGAGGCCGACCGGGCCGCGCAGAAGGCCGCCTCCGCACGGGGCAAGCACCGCCGCTAG
- a CDS encoding dTMP kinase has product MGRLVAIEGLDGAGKNTLTRAVTARLEAAGRTVAVLAFPRYGTQFADLAAEALRGGNGDVADSVYGMGLLFAFDRQAAVPDIRAALAAHDVVLLDRYAASSAAYSAARLGEDADGAVAAWVRDLEFGRFGLPVPDLQVYLDVPTALAAERARSREAADAARERDAYERDGDLQARTGAVYAGLAAAEWVSPWRVHGTGDTPELLADAIAALS; this is encoded by the coding sequence ATGGGACGACTCGTCGCGATCGAGGGCCTCGACGGGGCCGGCAAGAACACGCTCACCCGGGCGGTGACCGCACGACTGGAGGCGGCGGGCCGGACGGTGGCGGTGCTCGCCTTCCCGCGCTACGGCACGCAGTTCGCCGATCTCGCGGCCGAGGCGCTGCGCGGCGGCAACGGCGACGTCGCCGATTCCGTGTACGGCATGGGCCTGCTGTTCGCCTTCGACCGGCAGGCGGCGGTCCCGGACATCCGGGCGGCGCTCGCCGCGCACGACGTGGTGCTGCTCGACCGGTACGCCGCCTCCTCCGCCGCGTACAGCGCCGCCCGCCTGGGCGAGGACGCCGACGGTGCCGTGGCCGCCTGGGTGCGCGACCTCGAGTTCGGCCGATTCGGGCTGCCCGTGCCCGACCTGCAGGTGTACCTCGACGTGCCCACGGCACTCGCCGCGGAGCGCGCGCGCTCGCGGGAGGCGGCGGACGCGGCGCGCGAGCGCGACGCCTACGAGCGCGACGGTGACCTGCAGGCGCGCACCGGTGCCGTGTACGCCGGGCTGGCGGCCGCGGAGTGGGTCTCCCCGTGGCGCGTGCACGGCACCGGCGACACCCCCGAGCTGCTGGCCGACGCGATCGCAGCGCTTTCCTGA
- a CDS encoding lytic transglycosylase domain-containing protein: MRILGATAAAGAAALLLGVAGADTAAPGAPSGHRSPGPELVAQAAIGLADLRPPAPSDGAAAPVSRHVPIPPRPEAVKVAPGPLGIPGAAYAAYRAAADRMALEAPGCGIEWNLVAAIGRIESGHADGGNVDAAGSTLTPIQGPVLDGSLAGNAVIREGTGFARALGPMQFLTTTWALFGGDNSGDGNADVNNVRDAAYGAARYLCSSASGLQAESAQRVAVFAYNQSNAYVDNVVAWSKAYRDRAIPVGGIPDMTAPVAPPTQLPKPLPPGRVVVVGCGVPDGASSRPAGPPGAPGSVRPSAGAPSAAVSPAAVPPSAAPSATPAPATTSAKPAGNPSAAAPSSAARGPDGKPLPTTVTDCPMPPPSGPSTPGAPSGSARPVPPGPAPAGAPGPGGALAIPPSGPSSTRPAPPSAPRPAAPPARVAPAPSARVAPSGGPVPSSSPTVPRPPR; this comes from the coding sequence GTGCGCATCCTCGGGGCCACCGCCGCAGCGGGCGCCGCTGCGCTGCTGCTCGGCGTCGCCGGCGCCGACACCGCCGCGCCGGGGGCGCCGTCCGGCCACCGCTCCCCCGGACCCGAGCTGGTCGCCCAGGCCGCGATCGGGCTGGCGGACCTGCGCCCGCCCGCACCGTCGGACGGCGCCGCCGCGCCCGTCTCACGGCACGTACCGATCCCGCCGCGGCCCGAGGCGGTGAAGGTCGCGCCGGGCCCGCTCGGCATCCCCGGCGCCGCGTACGCCGCCTATCGCGCCGCCGCCGACCGGATGGCCCTCGAGGCGCCCGGCTGCGGGATCGAGTGGAACCTCGTCGCCGCGATCGGCCGGATCGAGTCCGGTCACGCCGACGGCGGCAACGTCGACGCCGCGGGCAGCACCCTCACCCCGATCCAGGGGCCCGTCCTCGACGGCTCGCTGGCCGGGAACGCGGTGATCCGCGAGGGCACGGGCTTCGCCCGCGCGCTCGGCCCGATGCAGTTCCTCACCACCACCTGGGCGCTGTTCGGCGGCGACAACTCGGGCGACGGCAACGCCGACGTCAACAACGTCCGCGACGCCGCGTACGGCGCCGCGCGCTACCTCTGCTCCAGCGCATCGGGATTGCAGGCCGAGTCCGCGCAGCGTGTCGCGGTCTTCGCCTACAACCAGTCGAACGCGTACGTCGACAACGTCGTGGCCTGGTCGAAGGCCTACCGCGACCGGGCGATCCCCGTCGGCGGCATCCCCGACATGACCGCGCCCGTCGCGCCGCCGACCCAGCTGCCCAAGCCGCTGCCGCCCGGCCGCGTCGTCGTGGTGGGCTGCGGGGTTCCCGACGGTGCGTCGTCCCGCCCGGCCGGCCCGCCGGGCGCGCCGGGCTCGGTGCGGCCGTCCGCGGGTGCGCCGTCCGCGGCGGTGTCGCCGGCGGCGGTGCCGCCGTCAGCGGCCCCGTCCGCGACGCCCGCACCGGCCACGACCTCGGCGAAACCGGCGGGGAATCCGTCCGCGGCCGCACCGTCGTCCGCGGCGCGCGGCCCCGACGGCAAACCCCTGCCCACCACCGTCACCGACTGCCCGATGCCGCCGCCCAGCGGGCCGAGCACGCCCGGCGCACCGTCGGGTTCCGCCCGTCCCGTGCCGCCCGGGCCCGCGCCCGCGGGTGCGCCCGGCCCCGGCGGGGCGCTGGCGATCCCGCCGAGCGGACCGTCGAGCACCCGGCCGGCACCGCCGTCCGCACCGCGCCCCGCGGCACCGCCGGCACGTGTCGCACCGGCGCCGTCGGCGCGGGTGGCACCGTCGGGCGGGCCGGTCCCGTCGTCGTCGCCGACGGTGCCCCGTCCCCCGCGGTAG